Proteins encoded by one window of Chondromyces crocatus:
- a CDS encoding superoxide dismutase, whose product MPFTLPELPYAKDALAPHISAETLEYHHGKHHQAYVTNLNKLLEGKPDHGSLVDIILKAEGGLFNNSAQVWNHTFYWHCMKPGGGGEPTGELADAIKRDFGSFEKFREEFANAATTQFGSGWAWLVLDKDKLAITKTGNADLPLKHGQKALLTIDVWEHAYYIDYRNARPKYIDTFLNHLVNWDFVTANFKGADFKGT is encoded by the coding sequence ATGCCGTTCACCCTTCCCGAGCTCCCCTACGCAAAGGACGCGCTCGCGCCCCACATCTCGGCCGAGACCCTCGAGTACCACCACGGCAAGCACCATCAGGCGTACGTCACCAACCTGAACAAGTTGCTGGAAGGGAAACCCGACCACGGCTCGCTCGTGGACATCATCCTCAAGGCCGAGGGCGGCCTGTTCAACAACTCGGCCCAGGTCTGGAACCACACCTTCTACTGGCATTGCATGAAGCCCGGTGGCGGCGGTGAGCCCACGGGCGAGCTGGCCGACGCCATCAAGCGCGACTTCGGCAGCTTCGAGAAGTTCCGCGAGGAGTTCGCGAACGCGGCCACCACGCAGTTCGGCTCGGGCTGGGCCTGGCTCGTCCTCGACAAGGACAAGCTCGCCATCACCAAGACCGGCAACGCCGACCTGCCGCTGAAGCACGGCCAGAAGGCCCTGCTCACCATCGACGTGTGGGAGCACGCCTATTACATCGACTACCGGAACGCCCGCCCCAAGTACATCGACACCTTCCTCAATCACCTCGTGAACTGGGACTTCGTCACCGCGAACTTCAAGGGCGCCGACTTCAAGGGCACCTGA
- a CDS encoding LysR family transcriptional regulator, translated as MLPSIDSLRCFVAAARLLNFRAAARVVALSPAALGQRIRELEEGLGTPLFRRSTRSVSLTEAGLSFLPAAERCLDAARDCVRAARGEIGAPPMEITLGTRHELGMSWLVPQLDAIAQAFPTLDLHLYFGAGGDLLRRVHSMEIDCAITSSRFTDPKLDAVRLHREEYVFVGAVRLLAERPLSREAHAEAHTLLDGGRELPLFRYWRDAPGGGDRLRFKQIVRLGGIEAIRQRVLDGAGVAVLPAYLVREDLAARSVRRIFPSVKPLDDWFRLIFRNDDAKRPMYEKLSAWLLKTQLT; from the coding sequence ATGCTGCCCTCGATCGATAGCCTGCGCTGCTTCGTGGCCGCGGCCCGGTTGCTCAACTTCCGGGCCGCGGCGCGCGTCGTGGCGCTGAGCCCCGCGGCCCTCGGTCAGCGCATCCGTGAGCTGGAAGAGGGGCTCGGTACGCCCCTGTTCCGGCGCTCCACGCGCTCGGTCTCGCTGACGGAGGCGGGGCTCTCGTTCCTGCCAGCTGCGGAGCGCTGCCTCGACGCCGCCCGGGACTGTGTGCGGGCGGCGCGCGGTGAAATCGGGGCACCACCGATGGAGATCACGCTGGGGACGCGGCACGAGCTGGGGATGAGCTGGCTGGTCCCGCAGCTCGACGCGATCGCGCAGGCCTTTCCGACGCTGGACTTGCACCTGTACTTCGGCGCGGGAGGGGATCTTCTACGGCGGGTTCACTCGATGGAGATCGACTGCGCCATCACGTCGTCACGCTTCACGGACCCCAAGCTCGATGCGGTGCGCCTGCACCGGGAAGAGTACGTGTTCGTCGGTGCGGTGCGTCTGCTCGCGGAGCGGCCGCTGTCCCGGGAGGCGCATGCGGAGGCGCACACGCTGCTCGACGGGGGTCGAGAGCTGCCGCTCTTCCGGTACTGGCGTGACGCACCTGGAGGCGGGGATCGGCTGCGGTTCAAGCAGATCGTGCGCCTCGGGGGGATCGAGGCGATCCGGCAGCGGGTGCTCGATGGCGCGGGGGTCGCCGTCTTGCCGGCCTATCTCGTCCGGGAGGATCTGGCGGCGCGGTCGGTGCGCCGCATCTTCCCTTCCGTGAAGCCGCTGGACGACTGGTTCCGGCTGATCTTCCGCAACGACGACGCGAAGCGGCCGATGTACGAGAAGCTCTCCGCGTGGCTGCTGAAGACGCAGCTCACCTGA
- a CDS encoding ferritin-like domain-containing protein encodes MATRVLDLVEEARALRPAVAEVDPALRSAVQRTWRGRMIREHGSAPVFEALGEQLRRLGSQESAEAAWAACQEMAAEERRHGALCGAVVEAFGGDARAEVVDEPPLPEHDDVAPLEGAVRNVLSICCLSETVAVALISAERLEMPEGDLRRLLSTILADEVGHARFGWRWLAEMSPGLDAAARVRLGEYLRVAFAAQERHQLSLVPEGRPFPPGAAALGLCDGGAARELFYDTVNEVIVPRLEALGIPAETAWRRRGLT; translated from the coding sequence ATGGCCACCCGGGTGCTCGACCTGGTCGAGGAAGCGCGAGCGCTCCGGCCAGCCGTCGCGGAGGTCGATCCGGCGCTGCGGAGCGCGGTGCAGCGCACGTGGCGGGGCCGCATGATCCGTGAGCACGGGTCGGCACCCGTGTTCGAGGCGCTGGGGGAGCAGCTCCGTCGCCTGGGGAGCCAGGAGTCCGCCGAGGCGGCGTGGGCGGCGTGCCAGGAGATGGCGGCAGAGGAGCGACGGCACGGCGCCCTCTGCGGGGCCGTGGTGGAAGCGTTCGGGGGAGACGCGCGGGCCGAGGTGGTCGATGAGCCGCCTTTGCCGGAGCACGACGACGTCGCGCCGCTGGAGGGAGCCGTGCGGAACGTGCTGAGCATCTGCTGCCTCTCGGAGACGGTGGCGGTGGCGCTGATCAGCGCGGAGCGGCTGGAGATGCCCGAGGGGGATCTGCGGCGTCTGCTCTCGACGATCCTGGCCGACGAGGTGGGGCACGCTCGCTTCGGTTGGCGATGGCTCGCGGAGATGAGCCCGGGGCTGGATGCTGCGGCGCGCGTGCGCCTCGGGGAGTACTTGCGGGTGGCCTTCGCCGCCCAGGAGCGGCACCAGCTGTCGCTGGTCCCCGAGGGGCGCCCCTTCCCTCCAGGCGCCGCTGCCCTGGGGCTGTGCGACGGCGGCGCGGCGCGGGAACTGTTCTACGACACCGTGAACGAGGTGATCGTGCCGCGGCTGGAGGCGCTGGGGATTCCGGCCGAGACCGCGTGGCGCCGCCGCGGGCTCACGTGA
- a CDS encoding ATP-grasp domain-containing protein, whose product MERRIAFLTSDQDPELTPDDQLAVHALEQFGIRVTPLIWDTPEAAPEHARRFDALILRSCWDYHRKTRAFCAWLDEVERHHLPLLNLPSVARWSLDKVYLDALATRGVAIPATLWLDPGTPTPLADVLQHGAFTSGEVVIKPSISMLGEDTFRASRADAAQHEPAFQALLRERKLMVQAFVPEILEGGELSFIFIDNRFSHAVRKRPRTGEFRIHAEYGGKRELTFPSDALVAQAQAVIDAARALSGSDPEGLLYGRVDGIDVAGRLTLVELELIDPFLFLNYAPGAPERFAAAIARRVPARSNEHGHDRSA is encoded by the coding sequence GTGGAACGACGAATCGCCTTCCTCACCTCCGACCAGGATCCCGAGCTGACGCCAGACGATCAGCTCGCGGTCCACGCGCTCGAGCAGTTCGGCATCCGCGTCACGCCCCTGATCTGGGACACCCCCGAGGCCGCTCCCGAGCACGCTCGTCGCTTCGACGCCCTCATCCTCCGCTCTTGCTGGGACTACCACCGCAAGACACGCGCCTTCTGCGCCTGGCTCGACGAGGTCGAGCGCCATCACCTGCCGCTCCTCAACCTGCCCTCCGTCGCCCGCTGGAGCCTCGACAAGGTGTACCTCGACGCGCTCGCAACCCGAGGCGTCGCCATCCCCGCGACCCTCTGGCTCGACCCAGGGACCCCGACGCCCCTCGCCGACGTCTTGCAGCACGGCGCCTTCACCTCCGGCGAGGTGGTGATCAAGCCCTCCATCTCCATGCTCGGTGAGGACACCTTTCGCGCCTCCCGAGCCGACGCCGCACAGCACGAGCCCGCGTTCCAGGCGCTGCTCCGCGAGCGCAAGCTCATGGTCCAGGCCTTCGTCCCGGAGATCCTCGAAGGGGGCGAGCTGTCCTTCATCTTCATCGACAACCGCTTCAGCCACGCCGTGCGCAAGCGCCCCCGCACCGGAGAGTTCAGGATCCACGCCGAGTACGGTGGCAAGCGTGAGCTCACGTTCCCCTCCGACGCCCTCGTGGCGCAGGCCCAGGCCGTGATCGACGCCGCTCGCGCGCTCAGCGGAAGCGACCCCGAAGGACTGCTCTACGGCCGCGTGGACGGCATCGACGTCGCTGGCCGCCTCACCCTCGTCGAACTCGAGCTGATCGATCCCTTCCTGTTCCTCAACTACGCTCCCGGCGCTCCCGAACGCTTCGCCGCAGCGATCGCACGGCGCGTCCCTGCCCGCTCGAACGAACACGGACACGACAGGAGCGCCTGA
- a CDS encoding M16 family metallopeptidase → MGAFHLRQAAALAGFLSLFVAHRTVLAEAGAAPVQVAGASQRRGPMETIELANGLRVVLAEDHRAPVVVLSVVYLAGEQHDPADVPGMGALAMRLLENASTRHVGLGQRESVLKALGVAPWEVNFVHASDYSYAHQVVPREQLELMLWLESDRMGFFLDGVRPKVVESEYAAVVEEALDPANRDVSRELRALVFGAGHPYGPRPRPEVPPPEPRVRAHLQRYFSPANAFLVLAGDFATVEARAMVQRYFGTLASAPRPPQRAPVPPAPRESRAPVRLLGGGESPTVVLAWPTAAFLSEDDVVFDAVARVLETRLRQRFGEGLESRRAGVQQRSLQLGSMFTVSATTRQGLGVEAVQRALEEEVARLRDTDVAEAELQSTRLELLRYTAVQGDVLPHRAWQIVSFVTQGRPADHLGGYLDSYRGVTAASLRRIAARYLTAERCLVALLVSASDLESGPDLDEGFVARVGRN, encoded by the coding sequence ATGGGGGCTTTCCACCTTCGTCAGGCTGCGGCGCTCGCGGGGTTTCTCTCGCTCTTCGTCGCTCATCGCACCGTGCTTGCCGAGGCGGGCGCGGCGCCCGTGCAGGTCGCAGGGGCCTCGCAGCGGCGGGGGCCGATGGAGACGATCGAGCTGGCCAACGGGTTGCGCGTGGTCCTGGCCGAGGACCACCGTGCGCCCGTGGTGGTGCTCTCGGTCGTGTACCTGGCGGGAGAGCAGCACGATCCGGCGGACGTGCCTGGGATGGGGGCGCTCGCGATGCGGCTGCTGGAGAACGCGTCGACACGGCACGTGGGGCTCGGGCAGCGCGAGTCGGTGCTCAAGGCGCTCGGCGTGGCGCCGTGGGAGGTGAACTTCGTTCACGCGTCGGACTACTCCTATGCGCACCAGGTCGTGCCCAGGGAGCAGCTCGAGCTGATGCTCTGGCTGGAGAGCGATCGCATGGGGTTCTTCCTCGACGGGGTGAGGCCCAAGGTCGTGGAGAGTGAGTACGCGGCCGTCGTGGAGGAGGCACTGGATCCGGCGAATCGCGATGTCTCGCGAGAACTCCGGGCGCTGGTCTTCGGCGCGGGACACCCCTACGGGCCACGGCCGCGTCCGGAGGTGCCACCCCCGGAGCCGCGCGTGCGCGCGCACCTGCAGCGCTACTTCAGCCCAGCGAATGCCTTCCTCGTGCTCGCGGGGGACTTCGCCACGGTCGAGGCCCGCGCGATGGTGCAGCGCTATTTCGGCACGCTGGCTTCGGCGCCTCGGCCACCCCAGCGGGCGCCGGTGCCACCCGCGCCGCGAGAGTCGCGGGCGCCGGTACGGCTCCTCGGAGGCGGCGAGTCGCCGACGGTGGTGCTGGCGTGGCCGACTGCGGCCTTTCTGTCGGAGGACGATGTGGTGTTCGACGCCGTCGCACGGGTGCTGGAGACGCGGCTTCGACAGCGGTTCGGCGAGGGGCTGGAGTCGAGGCGGGCCGGTGTGCAGCAGCGGTCGTTGCAGCTCGGGAGCATGTTCACGGTGAGCGCGACGACCCGGCAGGGGCTGGGTGTCGAGGCGGTGCAGCGCGCGCTCGAAGAAGAGGTGGCGCGGCTGAGGGACACCGACGTGGCCGAGGCGGAACTCCAGTCGACGCGGCTCGAGCTGCTCCGTTACACGGCGGTGCAGGGAGACGTCCTGCCCCATCGCGCCTGGCAGATCGTCTCGTTCGTGACGCAGGGCCGTCCGGCGGATCATCTGGGGGGGTATCTGGACAGCTACCGTGGGGTGACGGCGGCGTCGCTGCGGCGGATCGCAGCGCGCTATCTGACGGCCGAGCGTTGCCTCGTGGCGCTGCTGGTGTCCGCGTCCGACCTGGAGTCGGGGCCGGATCTCGACGAGGGGTTCGTGGCGCGCGTGGGGAGGAACTGA
- a CDS encoding STAS/SEC14 domain-containing protein, translating to MSLREAPRTTPAPWNFQLSWLHAGVLELSFHGRLGAEEIEAAADQIATMTRNTRLDSLLIDLDQLDGYTSHAGSSGGRLVLLARERGAREVVFVAPSDKSRMITASVAFGVQQSVKIFATRAEARQHLRT from the coding sequence ATGAGCCTCAGAGAAGCGCCTCGAACCACCCCAGCGCCCTGGAACTTCCAGCTCTCATGGCTCCACGCGGGTGTGCTCGAACTCTCCTTCCACGGGCGCCTCGGTGCCGAGGAGATCGAAGCCGCCGCGGACCAGATCGCCACCATGACCAGGAACACGCGCCTGGACAGCCTGCTCATCGACCTCGATCAGCTCGACGGGTACACCTCCCATGCAGGGTCTTCCGGCGGCCGTCTGGTCCTTCTGGCGCGGGAGCGCGGAGCCCGCGAGGTGGTGTTCGTCGCTCCCTCCGACAAGAGCCGCATGATCACGGCGAGCGTCGCCTTCGGCGTGCAGCAGTCCGTCAAGATCTTCGCGACACGCGCCGAAGCACGCCAGCACCTTCGCACCTAG
- a CDS encoding virginiamycin B lyase family protein, with product MQVELDEFTVCGPEAGPYAITTGPDGALWFTLVHHGKIGRFTAKEEPRLFALPRSDGRPSILVNGPDGALWFTQTAANSIGRISVAGEVTEFALPTPGAQPFGIALGHDGALWFTEMGTHRIGRITVAGEIAAFPLPLEGGFPSAIVAGPDGAMWFTLNQAHAVGRMDAQGVTTLHPLAQGAAPVGMAVGSDGALWFVQIGDGQIGRLTVDGQSTEFPLPDRAARPHAIAADPAGGLWFTEWGANGVGHVSLEGEITRVALPTPGSEPHGLTVAPDGGVWVALEIGKLLRLRRAR from the coding sequence GTGCAGGTCGAGCTGGACGAGTTCACGGTCTGCGGGCCGGAAGCAGGGCCGTACGCGATCACCACCGGGCCGGATGGCGCGCTGTGGTTCACGCTGGTCCATCACGGCAAGATCGGGCGCTTCACGGCAAAGGAGGAGCCCCGCCTCTTCGCGCTGCCGCGGTCCGATGGGCGGCCGTCGATCCTCGTGAACGGGCCAGATGGCGCGCTGTGGTTCACGCAGACGGCGGCGAACAGCATCGGGCGGATCAGCGTCGCGGGGGAGGTGACGGAGTTCGCCTTGCCGACGCCGGGGGCGCAGCCGTTCGGGATCGCGCTGGGGCACGACGGCGCGCTGTGGTTCACGGAGATGGGCACGCACAGGATCGGGCGCATCACGGTCGCCGGGGAGATCGCGGCGTTCCCGCTGCCGCTCGAAGGGGGCTTCCCCTCCGCGATCGTGGCGGGGCCCGACGGGGCGATGTGGTTCACGCTGAACCAGGCGCATGCGGTGGGGAGGATGGATGCGCAGGGGGTGACCACGCTCCATCCGCTCGCTCAGGGGGCGGCACCCGTGGGCATGGCGGTGGGGTCGGACGGGGCGCTCTGGTTCGTGCAGATCGGCGATGGGCAGATCGGGCGACTCACGGTGGACGGTCAGTCGACCGAGTTCCCGCTTCCGGACCGTGCGGCCAGGCCGCATGCGATCGCGGCCGATCCTGCGGGAGGGCTGTGGTTCACGGAGTGGGGAGCCAACGGGGTGGGGCATGTCTCGCTGGAGGGCGAGATCACGCGCGTGGCGCTGCCGACGCCGGGATCGGAGCCGCATGGCCTCACGGTCGCGCCGGATGGCGGTGTGTGGGTGGCGCTGGAGATCGGGAAGCTTTTGAGGCTGCGCCGGGCGAGGTGA
- a CDS encoding insulinase family protein encodes MARMGLCMVVALGLSGCGSVSSEQALPASPPASAPQGVVRGEAAVAGGGASRDARPSVPPLKSLVAPRVEAFRSASGHRVFVVERDEGPHVHVMARLQWPASAYKAELITGGLLLEATRPGSARTVFSELLELEARPSVNAEAEVALVSATLSRDSLAQGLRALLGAFSAAARVSPEAFEQKRKERLGHLAQERLSTDMMRLIDEGLFGPTHPYQQLAREETVLRSLKLADVQRVREAQLQPEALRLVLVGDVSAAEVQATLASLGEAGRPASATAATKAAAPKASAPRTPLVRGAALIEEPGATYADVAVVLPLQGYAAIPAPLVRGGQHAIVELLSNAVFPWSEGKKAQLMVGNAHREEHSFLIVGARVLPDAVVDFVKAVRGVMASVAKAVQTEEVLQRMQRDVGEYASEVLKHGPALATTLALLEDPASNLERTLADHDPAQGLTPEVLRERALAWLRWDQVRVVAAGNVAGSEKALVDLGFEPVTLRTRTLTPRRKAAGESFAASE; translated from the coding sequence GTGGTCGCACTGGGGCTGAGTGGGTGCGGCTCGGTGAGTTCGGAGCAAGCGCTGCCGGCTTCCCCACCCGCGAGTGCGCCCCAGGGGGTGGTGCGTGGAGAGGCGGCCGTCGCGGGGGGCGGTGCGTCCCGTGACGCGCGGCCGTCGGTCCCGCCGCTGAAGTCGCTGGTGGCGCCGCGTGTGGAGGCGTTCAGGTCGGCCAGCGGGCATCGGGTGTTCGTCGTGGAGCGCGACGAGGGGCCCCACGTGCACGTCATGGCCCGGCTGCAGTGGCCTGCCAGCGCGTACAAGGCCGAGCTGATCACCGGGGGCCTGCTGCTCGAGGCGACCCGTCCGGGCAGCGCGCGCACGGTCTTCAGCGAGCTGCTGGAGCTGGAAGCCAGGCCGTCGGTGAATGCGGAGGCCGAGGTCGCGCTCGTGAGCGCGACGTTGAGCAGGGACTCGCTGGCGCAGGGGCTGCGAGCGCTCCTCGGCGCGTTCTCGGCAGCGGCGCGGGTCTCGCCCGAGGCCTTCGAGCAGAAGCGCAAGGAGCGGCTCGGCCACCTGGCGCAGGAGAGGCTATCGACCGACATGATGCGCTTGATCGACGAAGGCCTGTTCGGGCCGACGCATCCGTACCAGCAGCTCGCGCGGGAGGAGACGGTGCTGCGGAGCTTGAAGCTCGCCGACGTGCAGCGGGTGCGCGAGGCCCAGCTCCAGCCGGAAGCGCTGCGCTTGGTGCTCGTGGGCGATGTCTCGGCGGCGGAGGTGCAAGCGACGCTGGCGTCGCTCGGCGAGGCGGGGAGGCCGGCGTCCGCCACGGCGGCAACGAAAGCGGCGGCCCCGAAGGCCTCGGCTCCGCGCACGCCGCTCGTCCGGGGTGCAGCGCTCATCGAGGAGCCCGGGGCGACGTATGCCGACGTGGCGGTGGTCTTGCCCCTCCAGGGGTACGCCGCGATCCCCGCGCCTCTCGTGCGGGGGGGGCAACACGCGATCGTGGAGCTTCTCTCGAATGCCGTGTTCCCGTGGTCCGAGGGGAAGAAGGCGCAGCTGATGGTGGGGAACGCTCATCGTGAGGAGCATTCGTTCCTCATCGTGGGCGCCAGGGTGCTGCCTGACGCCGTGGTGGACTTCGTGAAAGCGGTGCGGGGCGTGATGGCGTCGGTGGCGAAGGCCGTGCAGACCGAGGAGGTGCTGCAGCGGATGCAGCGCGACGTCGGGGAGTATGCATCCGAAGTTCTCAAGCACGGCCCGGCGCTCGCAACGACGCTGGCCCTGCTGGAGGATCCCGCGTCGAACCTGGAACGCACGCTGGCCGACCACGATCCGGCGCAGGGACTCACGCCGGAGGTGCTGCGTGAGCGGGCGCTGGCGTGGTTGCGCTGGGATCAGGTCCGGGTGGTGGCGGCGGGGAATGTCGCCGGGAGCGAGAAGGCGCTCGTCGATCTCGGGTTCGAGCCGGTGACCCTGCGCACGCGCACCCTCACCCCCAGGCGCAAGGCGGCTGGCGAGAGCTTCGCGGCGTCGGAGTGA